A segment of the Lycium ferocissimum isolate CSIRO_LF1 chromosome 5, AGI_CSIRO_Lferr_CH_V1, whole genome shotgun sequence genome:
GGATAATGAAACAGATTtgtgaacatgttccatctcaTGCAGTGCAAAGATTTAGAGGCAGATGAACTAtgtggatgaaacaggttcgtgaacatgttctaGCGCAAGTCCTACAGCAACTAGGATTTGCAGTTTTATGGTAAATACTTGGTGGTCAAGTATGCAGATTTCCTTGCCATATTTGGTGGGATTAGTAAAACTTCTACACGGACAAGAAGCGgactcaacaaggcaagaaACCAAATACAACACAAACCCTAGCATCTCATGGGCCTACTCGAAAAAGGTTTTGTGTTTGTCGACCTGTTGTGCACTCAATGTTATAAATATCCAAGTCTTATCAAGAAGAAGGTTTGCGTACCCACAAAGATAGAATTTAGAATATTGATCGATCAAAAGATATatcaagaatattcaagaattcaagCATGCGTCCCTAATacaagaagaagattgaagaagctGTCAAATAGAGTTTATGTTTTACAATTCTTAAGGCTAGAAAGTTGTATTAGGTTGTTTATCGATTTGTAATTTATCCACTTCATCAGAAGCAACAATTAGTACAAAACGTTGTAGAGTAAACTTCAAGTTGGGATAACTTGGAGTGGGCTTAACAGTCTGGGGAGATTGTTAAGATAGGGAttagagttagttcctaggttacagggattgtaacttgaatttgcagaGGCTCAAtgttgtagtggagtttgggGAAAATCCTACAGAGGTGTAGCTCGTAGTTTTTATCGCCTTTGTGAGTCGGGTGGTTTCCACATAAAAATCTTGGtgttctttacttacctgcAATTTATATTCTGCAAAGACATTAGCATAGAACAGGTAGGGTAACGTGTTCCATCCTATATGCAAAAATTGGAGACTGCATAGGATAGGAAGTAGGTCGTGCAACCCAACAGTTACCCTAGATTCTAAACATCAAGAGGAGTTCAAAACTTAAATTTGAAGTGATATGGATCAAATTTAAGCTAGATTTGAGTTAAATTTCAGAAGAGGCTGAAGGAAGAAGACGAAGTCATTTTTTGTTAatagtatataatattgtataattgtgtatagGGGTATATAAACACCgattataattttgtataatgttgtatattggGTATACTATTGTATATCGATTTTTTAAACATtgttgtaaaagaaaaaaagtcaaAGTTTTGTACAATATTGTATACCGCCTGTACAATGTTGTATACCACGCGTATAATCACTGCTGTGAGAATATATTGAGCTATGCGACTGGAAACTTAAAAACTTAGCTatgtagtgttgtgggctgtaCTTTTGCGCAATTATCCCAAGATTGAACGGACGGGTCTAGTTATATGACCAGATAACATGTTCATACTTATTTGTCTTACCACTTGGATTGAAGAGTTGTGATTACTGTACAAATACTAGTACGTGGGTTGCTGAAGAGTTGGATTCAAATGCTTGCAAGGACAGAATCAAGTTAACATTAAATATCTCAGCAATAAGCTATTTGTTAGGACCAAATCAAGGTAACATTAACTATTACTCCATAAGCAATAAGTTTCCATTTACACTCCTGGCTGCCCAATCAGAATAACAGACACTAAAGTCTTGTTGGCCATCAATGAGGGCCAGACAATGTACTACAGTGGTCAAGGCTTCATTTCAACTGGATAAGATCTGCTAGCATCCATAATTTGACGCAACCGCCATCTTCTTGTGGCATAAAAAAAAAGTCCTTTTGGCTGTGCATAATAATGGAAACAAAATAGATATAGTAGGTTGCCTTTCACAGTCCTGATGGGCTAATTTGCCACATTCCATCTCTTCTTATCTTCTTTTGCAAACAAATGATTTTAGTAACAAATAGAAACTCAAAAGGAAAAATTAGTAATAACAGAAAGGAAAATCACTTCACAAATGTTGCAAAGGGCTAAAAGGTTCAGGCAGCGACTCGAACCCGTTATCAAATATGGTTTCATGGTCCGACTTGTCATCGATACTGTGCAACCAATTCGTGTTCTTCAAGTCCTCTTTCAGCAGAAGCGCATCATAACGAGAACTCTCATAAATATCAATATCTGTCAGTTTTGCTGAATGTTGAGACTTGGCCTCTTCACTCCCGTTCTCAGATGATCTATTAAGGTAATTACCATTTTCTGGAAGATTACCATTGTAGTGGTAAGATGCATTCTCATTGATAGAGGATGCCGCACTAGAACCATGAGAAGGCTGGCCTTTCCCATTTGTGGATCGAATACTGTGAGGAAAGAGGGTTGAACCGGAAATTGGACGAACACCATTAAGGCCGTTTCTAATATCCTGCAGCAGCAATATATCCACACTATTAAGTACGACAAAACTTTTCTGCCCTTTGGCAGTTCAAGGAAACCCATACAGCATCAAATAGAACACAAAATTTAGTCCTTAATTTTCGAAATCACTTCACCTACAACCATAAGCAGACCAGAAGCTAATTGAACCAGATCAGCAGTTAAAACTTGCTATACAGATTTAGTATGTTGAAAACATACTAATGTgattataacaaaagaatccaCTCAAAGCAAAATCTAAAGACCATACTTACCATATGCTTGATTGCCACATCAAGAGATTTCTTAGAAATTGTCCTTCCAAGTCCCATACTGTCAGTAGCAGTCTTTACAGGCCTCCTTGTAGACAACTCTGAGACATGTAAAGCCCTGCGGGAATCAGAAATATCACTTAGCTGCCCACCACCAAGCACTCGTCCTCTACTAGAGGGTTCTGTTAGTCTTCCCCTGCTAACAATCGGCGATGACTGTCTCCGAGGATTTGCCACACTTGGGGTTTCTGCATTGCCCTTGGTAGTGACAGAAGGATTTGGCCTGGATCTTCCAGCAGACAGAGGTCTATCTGGCAGAGTTGTGCGTAGGTTTGGTggtgtttcaagtgaaaaatctGGGGGAACTATTGGCTGTGATGGTCGCCGAACTTGGGGACTAGGGGAGCTTGGACGAGAAACAGAAGCTGCAGGTCGTCCATTGGTGAGAGAGCGCCCTGCTGGAGTTGAAGATCTAGATGCTGGAGATAATGAAGGTGTTATGGTCCGACGAGTAGGCGTTGAAGGCCTTGAAGTAGACCGGGCAGCAGGGGTACTCGAGCTCCCTGATATTTGGGGCCGGGAAGTTGGAGTAGAAGGTCTCGAGTTCTGGGTTGGCCTAGAAGTAATTGGGGCTTGGCGGGCTTTCGACGGAGTTGAAGGTCTGGACACTGTTGTACGGGAGGTCGGGGTGGAAGGCCtggttgaagaagaagaacggCTAGTTGGCGTAGATGGTCTAATATAGGAGGAGACTGATGCAGAGCTTGTGTTTAGAATAGAGCCTGATTTATTTGAGTAAGTACTATACTGTGagttagaaatggaaggtcgaGTCACAGAATTACTCCGAGTTGGTCTTGCAGGAGTATTGCTCTCTGAATGAGACACTGAAAGctgaaaacaaaatattttatcaGCACAATTACATGGCAAGGTTTTTGGAGAGGATCACAacattgtgatattgatattttAGATAGTCATCTAACTAAAgcccgttaaaaaaaaaaaaaagaatctatctatattgtataatataaatacaagaacacatttcaaaagtaaAGATATTAGGCAATGATGACCTAAAACAATGATGATTGTGAATTATTACataaagcaaaaagaaaatgattGTGATGGACAACAGGATTGGAAAAGTACTCATGGAGAAGCAAGTCTAAAGAGCATTGAAACAAGATATATGAATTTGAACACTTCCAAAGACATGATTAATACAGAAACATAGAAGACTTACCCTTGAAGCCTTAGTAGTGGAGGCAGATCTGCCCAATGAGCTGCCTCTTGGAGCCACTGAAGCTGGTTTTGATTCACTTCCATCTGATGAAGGAACAAGAGGAGTTCCTGGAGGAGTGAGGAGCCTATAGAAATGAAAAGACGACGACTTTGGGTGAGGAATAAACAATgaacttctctttttcattcaTTCAACATCAGAAAGAGAAACGATCCCTCTGAAGGAAAGaacaaaacatttaaaaaaaggaGCAGGCAAATATAGCTTAATTTGACCATGGCGGCTATTATAAATACGACTGGCCTTAATAGATAGTACATTAGATATACACTACAACAGCTCTTGGCCGCTGCTGGGTAACAAAGGTATATTTCGAATGATAAACCCCGTATCTTAgtcaatataaaaataaaaaaaattggagcaCCCGAGTTATGATCTAGTCACAAACTAATCTTCTTTAAACAGAAGGGAACACAGCAGAACAGGTAAAAGATAGTCTTCGCTTTTGTAATCAGCATGAATTCAACACAAAGAACAGTTAATACCGAAATTGTAGTAGTTCTCCACATAATTCGAGCTAAGTCGAAAACATATATTCTGGTAATTAAGATGCTAGATCTGATATTCAAAAGATGCAGATAAAGAAAGTAAATAAAGATTTaccaatcataatcatgttTCTCTCCTTCAGTAGCTGCCAGCAGATCCTCTAATCCACTCTTTAATTGCTTAACTGATCCAATTGAAAGCCTTCCCAGCTTAACAGGAACTGCAGGCATAGAGCAACCGAAACAACTTCAGAATACATCAATAAAAGGCAGAGTATTGAGAATAGTTAAGAGCTTAATATGCGAAAGTCAAGACTAATTTTTACAAGTAGAAATTTGTCAAACTGATTGATCCTCAAAGAACAGAGCCAGGTATAAGGAGATTGCAGATAGAGGAAGAGGATTCACAAAGTTGTATATGGAGATGCATACAGAGGATTCATATTCAGGGGATCTCAACTAGTTGAGATTGAGAAGTAATTATGTgggcaacaacaacaacatacccagtataatcccacgaTGTGAGGTCTGGGAAGGGTAGAGTTTATGCAGACACCTTGGAGGTAGGGGTAATAAAAGatagtaacaacaacaacataagaaaatagagtaaataaaagaaacaagaaggtaGTAGCACTAGAGATCTAAGAACCAGGAGACGTAAAAAGCTACTAATACTCCTAATAGAGAAAAGAGATCCGCGGGCAACCTAgtaattatgtatataataataTTGCGCCCAATAATAAGATAAGGCATACTGCATTTATCATAGCACTACATGAAACCAAATCAACCTGCTCATGTAGTAAAGTGTGGGCAAACAGCCTAATAGTAGGTagtttcaaaatatataaattttatgaatAAAGTGTGTACCGTCAGACTCATCGGAGGAGACAACAGAAACACTACGGCGACTTTTGGAGAAGAGATCCAAGTTATCGTCAACAGGCTCTCTAGAAGCTCCGTTAAGACTAAGTCCTCGTCGGTGTTGCGATGAGATAGGGAAATTCCTCCCACTGCTGATCATGGAATCTCTGAAACTCCGATTCATCATTAATTATTTCCACTAGGTATATTCGACCAGCATTATGCAAAGCTCAGAACAGATCTGTCTGGAGTTAATTAAcagtgagagagagagaagaatggTGGAGATTGGGagaatagaagaagaagaagaagaagggatgTTAGGAATAGTTAAAAAACTGACACAAAGACAGGTAAGAGAGAGGGTCGGTGTGTTCCCTCCCCTTTCTTCCTCCTTCCCTATTTCCCTTTTTGTTCCCTAATTCCCTTTTTATTTAGGCTTGCATTAAGGGGGAAAAAAGCCTTCCTAACTTCTTGTAACCAAAATAACGAGTTTCCAATCAGGGCTGTGCATTTTTTGGGTATATACGGACTTACTGTACTCAGATCGAACATTTTGACACTATGATTTTAATATGACGGTATTGGATACGCATTTACAAAGTTCTGTATATGGTACGGTATTcaatattacaaaaaaaaaatatatatatatatatatatatatatatatattggatatCATACTGAAATATTAGTTACATATACAATcaataattattatattattatatagatTGTAATATTTTTAATCTAAAATCTTAAATTTTATTGATTAGAGAATACTAAAagcatataatataataatatatttaattagAATCAATaaagtatttataaattaaaagaataCAGTACTACTAGTACAAATAAATCTAATTTATGTATCTTGAAAATTATTGCATTATTTGTTTCAAATATCCAACTTAATCttgggcattttttttttaactattgtTGTGTttctgattttattttgttgcGGTTGTGCACATTTTGAATTTTACTTATTaaattatgtaaattttataGTAATTGCTTGTCATGATTGACTGTCGTTTTTGTGATAATTGATCAACGAAAGGAATA
Coding sequences within it:
- the LOC132056847 gene encoding uncharacterized protein LOC132056847 — its product is MMNRSFRDSMISSGRNFPISSQHRRGLSLNGASREPVDDNLDLFSKSRRSVSVVSSDESDVPVKLGRLSIGSVKQLKSGLEDLLAATEGEKHDYDWLLTPPGTPLVPSSDGSESKPASVAPRGSSLGRSASTTKASRLSVSHSESNTPARPTRSNSVTRPSISNSQYSTYSNKSGSILNTSSASVSSYIRPSTPTSRSSSSTRPSTPTSRTTVSRPSTPSKARQAPITSRPTQNSRPSTPTSRPQISGSSSTPAARSTSRPSTPTRRTITPSLSPASRSSTPAGRSLTNGRPAASVSRPSSPSPQVRRPSQPIVPPDFSLETPPNLRTTLPDRPLSAGRSRPNPSVTTKGNAETPSVANPRRQSSPIVSRGRLTEPSSRGRVLGGGQLSDISDSRRALHVSELSTRRPVKTATDSMGLGRTISKKSLDVAIKHMDIRNGLNGVRPISGSTLFPHSIRSTNGKGQPSHGSSAASSINENASYHYNGNLPENGNYLNRSSENGSEEAKSQHSAKLTDIDIYESSRYDALLLKEDLKNTNWLHSIDDKSDHETIFDNGFESLPEPFSPLQHL